A stretch of Corallococcus macrosporus DNA encodes these proteins:
- a CDS encoding imm11 family protein, protein MERHFYWLGIADVPQWVVMTPAPAGGGAFDEPWMFADGRVLPDPGHMRAQISHAGRQRAFVFSGIEQAPIVSEAVANAFKSIAPGDVQLFPVSIEGEAESYFVVNATRVIDCIDEARCREVHHYAPGSFPEYEGEYRWIYGLRIDPTKTEGAQVFRPLKFKTAFIVSEELKSALEAVGNLGVSFERVTGLRAP, encoded by the coding sequence GTGGAGCGTCACTTCTACTGGCTGGGTATCGCTGACGTACCGCAGTGGGTGGTCATGACGCCTGCACCCGCAGGCGGTGGTGCGTTCGATGAGCCCTGGATGTTCGCGGACGGTCGCGTGCTTCCAGACCCTGGGCACATGAGAGCCCAGATTTCACATGCGGGTAGACAGCGCGCATTCGTGTTCTCTGGGATAGAGCAGGCCCCCATCGTCAGCGAAGCCGTCGCGAACGCCTTCAAGTCCATCGCGCCAGGCGATGTTCAACTATTTCCGGTGTCGATCGAGGGAGAAGCCGAGTCGTACTTCGTCGTCAATGCGACCCGTGTGATTGATTGCATTGACGAGGCACGATGCCGGGAGGTGCATCACTATGCCCCAGGCTCATTCCCTGAATACGAAGGGGAGTACCGCTGGATCTACGGCCTGCGGATCGACCCGACGAAGACGGAGGGCGCGCAGGTCTTTCGGCCCCTGAAGTTCAAGACCGCGTTCATCGTCTCCGAAGAGCTCAAGAGCGCCCTCGAAGCGGTGGGGAACCTGGGAGTGTCATTCGAACGCGTGACGGGGCTGCGCGCACCCTGA
- a CDS encoding type I restriction-modification system subunit M has product MSEPNLSSFIWSVADLLRGDYKQSEYGKVILPFTVLRRLDCVLEATKPAVLAEKVAREKAKLNPEPFLLKKSGQHFFNTSPLDLKKLMGDQHNIAENLRAYVQEFSPSVRDIFERFEFHTQIDRLAKTGLLYLVTEKFANIDLHPDVVNNEKMGSVFEELIRKFAELSNETAGEHFTPREVIRLMVNLLFIEDDDALVKPGIVRHLYDPTAGTGGMLSVAGEHLAELNPGARLVMYGQELNPESYAICKADMLIKGQDVANIVFGNTLSADGHPGKHFDYMLSNPPFGVEWKKIEKEVRKEAEQQGFNGRFGPGLPRVSDGSLLFLLHLVSKMRPEKDGGSRFGIVLNGSPLFTGGAGSGESEIRRYMLENDLVEAIIGLPTDMFYNTGISTYVWIVSNRKPAQRKGKVQLIDASSFFQKMRKSLGSKRKELSPEHITDITQIFGAFRKVTRAGVPISRIFKNEDFGYRTIAVERPERDAQGRPVLGTKGKGKGKPVADANLRDTENVPLSEDVATYFQREVIPHAPDAWIDHEKTKVGYEIPFNRHFYIFKPPRPLAEIDAELKGVTDRIVTMIGGLSK; this is encoded by the coding sequence ATGAGTGAGCCGAACCTCTCCTCCTTCATCTGGTCGGTCGCGGACCTGCTGCGCGGTGACTACAAGCAGTCTGAATACGGGAAGGTCATCCTCCCGTTCACGGTGCTGCGGCGCCTCGACTGTGTGCTCGAAGCGACGAAGCCCGCGGTCCTCGCGGAGAAGGTGGCCCGCGAGAAGGCGAAGCTCAACCCCGAGCCCTTCCTGCTCAAGAAGTCCGGCCAGCACTTCTTCAACACGTCGCCGCTCGACCTGAAGAAGCTCATGGGCGACCAGCACAACATCGCCGAGAACCTGCGCGCCTACGTGCAGGAGTTCTCACCGTCGGTGCGGGACATCTTCGAGCGCTTCGAGTTCCACACGCAGATCGACAGGCTTGCGAAGACCGGGCTGCTGTACCTGGTGACGGAGAAGTTCGCGAACATCGACCTGCACCCCGACGTCGTGAACAACGAGAAGATGGGCTCGGTGTTCGAGGAGCTGATCCGCAAATTCGCCGAACTGTCGAACGAGACCGCCGGAGAGCACTTTACGCCCCGCGAGGTCATCCGGCTCATGGTCAACCTCCTCTTCATCGAGGACGACGACGCACTCGTGAAGCCGGGCATTGTGCGCCACCTGTACGACCCGACGGCCGGCACGGGTGGCATGTTGAGTGTGGCTGGTGAGCACCTGGCCGAGCTGAATCCAGGTGCCCGTCTGGTCATGTACGGACAGGAGCTGAACCCCGAGTCGTACGCCATCTGCAAGGCGGACATGCTCATCAAGGGGCAGGACGTCGCCAACATCGTCTTCGGCAACACGCTCTCCGCGGACGGCCACCCCGGGAAGCACTTCGACTACATGCTGTCGAACCCGCCGTTCGGCGTGGAGTGGAAGAAGATCGAGAAGGAGGTCCGCAAGGAGGCCGAACAGCAGGGCTTCAATGGCCGCTTCGGCCCGGGCCTGCCGCGTGTGAGTGACGGCTCGCTGCTGTTCCTCCTGCACCTGGTGTCGAAGATGCGGCCGGAGAAGGACGGCGGAAGCCGCTTCGGCATCGTCCTCAACGGCTCGCCGCTCTTCACGGGTGGGGCGGGGTCGGGTGAGAGCGAAATCCGCCGCTACATGCTGGAGAACGACTTGGTGGAGGCCATCATCGGCCTGCCCACGGACATGTTCTACAACACGGGCATCAGCACCTATGTGTGGATCGTAAGCAACCGGAAGCCTGCCCAGCGCAAGGGCAAGGTGCAACTCATCGACGCGAGCAGCTTCTTCCAGAAGATGCGCAAGAGCCTCGGCAGCAAGCGCAAGGAATTGAGCCCTGAGCACATCACGGACATCACGCAAATCTTCGGCGCCTTCAGGAAGGTGACGCGGGCGGGGGTGCCCATCAGCCGCATCTTCAAGAACGAGGACTTCGGCTACCGCACCATCGCGGTCGAGCGTCCCGAGCGTGACGCGCAGGGCCGCCCGGTGCTGGGGACGAAGGGCAAGGGCAAGGGCAAGCCCGTGGCGGACGCGAACCTGCGCGACACGGAGAACGTCCCGCTGTCCGAGGATGTCGCTACGTACTTCCAACGCGAGGTGATCCCCCATGCGCCGGACGCTTGGATCGATCACGAGAAGACGAAGGTGGGCTACGAGATTCCCTTCAACCGGCACTTCTACATCTTCAAGCCGCCGCGTCCGCTCGCGGAGATTGATGCTGAGTTGAAGGGTGTTACCGACCGTATCGTCACGATGATTGGTGGGCTGTCGAAATGA
- a CDS encoding DUF2252 family protein, producing the protein MSTQKQQRTRRAPRKLKPSRLQAVDFRSVEERMDAGRALRKRCPRSSHATWKAFRGRDPLAQLKESDATRLPWLVPVRHERMSESPFAFLRGTPFVMARDLAHTPHSGLRTQICGDAHLANFGLFGTPERNLVFDLNDFDETLPGPFEWDVKRLAASFVMAAKQNGLGARCGRKAARKAVESYRLTMRELTTKSLLEVWSLHVDAKELRRSDSEDTAKLAAEAVEKARRHTSAHAVEKLTVERNGQRHLAYQPPLLFPLTAVKMDVSPSELERRIKRLTVGYLASLDGAVRDLCLRYQRKEWGFKVVGVGSVGLQAYVVLCEGNGGEDPLVLQLKEAKASVLEPYLGPSEFRSAGERVVVGQRRMQAFSDLFLGWTEVEGMGAFYVRQLRDMKGSLDAEKMDAPVFQDYADACGATLARAHARTGDAALIAGYLGSNDHFDEAIAEFACAYADQVESDYGNFIDAQAKALEALTH; encoded by the coding sequence GTGTCCACCCAGAAGCAGCAGCGCACGCGGCGCGCGCCCCGGAAGCTGAAGCCCTCGCGGCTCCAGGCCGTGGACTTCCGCTCCGTGGAGGAGCGCATGGACGCCGGACGCGCCCTGCGCAAGCGCTGTCCCCGGAGCAGCCACGCCACGTGGAAGGCCTTCCGGGGACGCGACCCGCTCGCGCAGCTCAAGGAGTCCGACGCCACGCGGCTGCCGTGGCTGGTGCCCGTGCGCCATGAGCGCATGTCGGAGTCCCCCTTCGCCTTCCTGCGCGGCACACCCTTCGTCATGGCGCGCGACCTGGCGCACACGCCGCACAGCGGCCTGCGCACCCAGATCTGCGGCGACGCGCACCTGGCCAACTTCGGCCTGTTCGGCACGCCCGAGCGCAACCTCGTCTTCGACCTGAACGACTTCGACGAGACGCTGCCCGGCCCCTTCGAGTGGGACGTGAAGCGCCTGGCCGCGAGCTTCGTCATGGCGGCGAAGCAGAACGGCCTGGGCGCCCGCTGCGGGAGGAAGGCCGCGCGAAAGGCCGTGGAGTCCTACCGGCTCACGATGCGCGAGCTGACCACGAAGAGCCTGCTGGAGGTCTGGTCGCTGCACGTGGACGCGAAGGAGCTGAGGCGCTCGGACTCCGAGGACACCGCGAAGCTGGCCGCGGAGGCGGTGGAGAAGGCCAGGCGCCACACCAGCGCGCACGCGGTGGAGAAGCTCACCGTGGAGCGCAACGGCCAGCGCCACCTGGCCTACCAGCCGCCCCTGCTCTTCCCGCTCACGGCGGTGAAGATGGACGTGTCGCCGTCGGAGCTGGAGCGGCGCATCAAGCGGCTCACGGTGGGCTACCTGGCGTCCCTGGACGGCGCGGTGCGCGACCTGTGCCTGCGCTACCAGCGCAAGGAGTGGGGCTTCAAGGTCGTGGGCGTGGGGAGCGTGGGGCTCCAGGCCTACGTCGTGCTGTGTGAAGGCAACGGCGGGGAGGACCCGCTGGTGTTGCAGCTGAAGGAAGCGAAGGCGTCCGTCCTGGAGCCCTACCTGGGCCCCAGCGAGTTCCGCAGCGCCGGCGAGCGCGTGGTGGTGGGCCAGCGGCGCATGCAGGCCTTCTCCGACCTGTTCCTCGGCTGGACGGAGGTGGAGGGCATGGGCGCCTTCTACGTGCGCCAGCTGCGCGACATGAAGGGGTCCCTGGACGCGGAGAAGATGGACGCGCCGGTGTTCCAGGACTACGCGGACGCGTGTGGCGCGACGCTGGCGAGGGCCCACGCAAGGACAGGGGATGCCGCGCTCATCGCGGGATACCTGGGCAGCAACGACCACTTCGATGAAGCCATCGCGGAGTTCGCCTGCGCCTACGCGGACCAGGTGGAGTCCGACTACGGGAACTTCATCGACGCGCAGGCGAAGGCACTGGAAGCGCTGACGCACTGA
- a CDS encoding AHH domain-containing protein → MRWFVAVPLLLLMAGCSTSRVVVHLETGNGQRIVHDAVEMAPVQVDEDAFTSALTQLILDLRMDVALRETEAADARGWVRSRTLLASSGGIADDGLSLVGGTGLTLSRKDRTLMALSFALDSVWEGVGAEVGKLLNPAALKAMVTSAALSLLLTMTLPEPVTKAIAVALTAATVAYLGIVPVWEMGRGFVRLWDEAGTATSVIELQDIGHRFGRVLGANGTRVLVLLVTASLGGKNAMAAQGPKLPGFPQAALRAEAEAGFQLGAAMSGGVTSISLPAAGVLNVALAPGAAAALAMYSNGQIPGDTEGPVHHICTNKNLISTVTGGPWTPRCEDVFKKAGMTLEDASNKVHLNGHEGPHPEQYHNAVMVRLERAVARCRTTETCRASLMEELARIANELLTPGSSLRSLIVKVEG, encoded by the coding sequence ATGAGATGGTTTGTAGCCGTTCCCCTGCTGCTACTCATGGCAGGGTGTTCGACCTCCCGTGTTGTGGTCCATCTCGAGACCGGGAACGGTCAGCGCATCGTCCACGATGCGGTGGAGATGGCCCCGGTCCAGGTGGACGAGGACGCATTCACGTCCGCGCTCACGCAGCTCATCCTGGACCTGCGCATGGACGTTGCGCTCCGTGAGACGGAAGCAGCGGATGCGCGAGGCTGGGTGCGCTCCAGGACGCTGCTCGCCTCCTCGGGGGGCATCGCGGACGACGGTCTGTCCCTGGTGGGAGGCACGGGGCTGACGCTTTCGCGCAAGGACCGGACGCTCATGGCGCTGTCCTTCGCGCTCGACAGCGTGTGGGAGGGCGTCGGGGCCGAGGTGGGCAAGCTGCTGAACCCGGCGGCGCTCAAGGCCATGGTGACGTCGGCCGCGCTGAGCCTGCTGCTCACGATGACGCTGCCCGAGCCTGTCACCAAGGCCATCGCCGTGGCGCTGACGGCGGCGACGGTGGCCTACCTGGGCATCGTGCCGGTCTGGGAGATGGGCCGGGGCTTCGTGCGGCTCTGGGACGAAGCGGGGACGGCGACGAGTGTCATTGAATTGCAGGACATCGGGCACCGCTTCGGAAGGGTGCTCGGCGCGAACGGAACGCGCGTCCTCGTGCTGCTCGTCACGGCGTCGCTCGGCGGCAAGAACGCGATGGCGGCCCAGGGTCCGAAGCTCCCGGGCTTCCCCCAGGCCGCGCTCCGAGCTGAAGCGGAGGCGGGTTTCCAGCTCGGGGCCGCCATGAGCGGCGGCGTGACGTCCATCTCGCTGCCCGCCGCAGGCGTGCTCAACGTGGCGCTCGCACCGGGTGCCGCCGCGGCGCTCGCGATGTACTCGAACGGCCAGATTCCAGGTGACACCGAGGGGCCGGTTCACCACATCTGCACGAACAAGAACCTCATCTCGACTGTCACAGGCGGTCCTTGGACGCCGAGATGCGAAGATGTCTTCAAGAAGGCCGGCATGACCCTCGAAGACGCTTCCAACAAGGTGCATCTCAATGGTCATGAAGGACCACACCCGGAGCAGTATCACAACGCGGTTATGGTTCGTCTTGAACGTGCCGTTGCACGATGTAGGACGACGGAGACCTGCCGGGCCAGTTTGATGGAGGAACTCGCAAGGATCGCCAACGAACTTCTAACGCCGGGCTCTTCGTTGAGGAGTCTCATCGTGAAGGTGGAGGGCTGA
- a CDS encoding imm11 family protein, translating into MERNFYWVNIADVPQWYITTPTPASGGSFDEPWMFGEGRLLPDPGGIKARVRNPGQKRAFVFAGVERSPIVSAAVANVFRTFAPADVQLFPVSIEGEAEPYFVVNANRVVDCIDEVRCLEVQHHPEGSFPEYAGEYRWIDGLRIDPSKTEGAQVLRPMKFKTAFIVSEEIKAALEAVGNLGVSFERVTGP; encoded by the coding sequence GTGGAACGGAACTTCTATTGGGTGAACATCGCGGATGTGCCTCAGTGGTACATCACGACGCCCACGCCAGCGTCCGGTGGATCCTTCGATGAGCCGTGGATGTTCGGGGAGGGCCGCCTTCTTCCAGACCCTGGTGGCATCAAGGCGCGGGTCAGGAATCCAGGGCAGAAACGCGCTTTCGTGTTCGCAGGAGTTGAACGCTCACCCATCGTCAGCGCAGCCGTCGCGAACGTGTTCAGGACCTTCGCTCCAGCGGATGTACAGCTGTTCCCGGTGTCCATCGAGGGAGAAGCCGAGCCGTACTTCGTCGTCAATGCGAACCGAGTGGTGGATTGCATCGACGAGGTGCGATGCCTGGAAGTGCAGCACCATCCCGAGGGCTCGTTCCCTGAATATGCGGGGGAGTACCGCTGGATCGATGGCCTGCGGATCGACCCTTCGAAGACGGAGGGCGCGCAGGTCCTGCGGCCCATGAAGTTCAAAACCGCGTTCATCGTCTCCGAGGAGATCAAGGCCGCCCTCGAAGCGGTGGGCAACCTGGGAGTGTCTTTCGAGCGCGTGACGGGGCCGTAG
- a CDS encoding restriction endonuclease subunit S, translating into MSFPRYPKYKDSGVEWLGEVPTHWELRKLKHIASFVGGGTPSRERPDYWNGNTPWVSPKDMKSERITETEEAITMDGLANSTATLIPPQQVLMVVRSGILKHTIPVAINDVPVALNQDVKAISFLTDFCISSYFLRWVQGLNDSLLNAWAKQGATVESLESEYLTNTVIALPTLSEQSAITAFLDCETTKIDELVAEQERLIELLKEKRGAVISHAVTKGLNPDAPMKPSGVEWLGEVPAHWEVKKLKHVSPELTVGIVVEPSKLYVDEGVPALRSLNVRAGEISLDNMVFITHTGHKIHSKSRLRAGDIVAVRTGQPGAAAVIPLELDGCNCIDLIVIRKPIIGSERFLCWYFGSDSALGQFAVGSGGAIQQHFNISTAAELIIPVPPAADQIRIAAFLDATTAKFDALTAEAQRAIELLQERRTALISAAVTGQIDVRAIAGRAAA; encoded by the coding sequence ATGAGTTTCCCTCGCTACCCAAAGTACAAGGACAGCGGTGTCGAGTGGTTGGGGGAAGTGCCGACGCACTGGGAGCTTCGAAAGCTCAAGCACATCGCATCATTCGTGGGAGGGGGGACACCGAGTCGAGAGCGCCCTGACTATTGGAACGGCAATACTCCTTGGGTTTCCCCAAAGGATATGAAATCCGAGCGCATCACTGAGACTGAGGAGGCCATCACCATGGACGGCTTGGCCAATAGTACAGCCACGCTCATCCCGCCCCAGCAGGTCCTCATGGTGGTGCGGTCGGGAATCTTGAAGCATACGATTCCCGTCGCCATCAACGATGTGCCAGTGGCACTGAACCAAGATGTCAAAGCGATTTCCTTCCTCACGGATTTCTGCATTTCAAGCTACTTTCTTCGCTGGGTACAGGGCCTTAACGACAGCCTTCTGAATGCATGGGCAAAACAGGGGGCCACTGTCGAGAGTCTTGAGTCCGAGTATCTTACGAATACCGTTATCGCGCTTCCAACTCTCTCTGAGCAAAGCGCCATCACAGCGTTCCTTGATTGCGAAACCACGAAGATCGATGAGTTGGTGGCCGAGCAGGAACGATTGATCGAGCTACTGAAGGAAAAGCGCGGAGCCGTCATCTCCCACGCCGTCACCAAGGGGTTGAACCCCGACGCTCCCATGAAACCCTCGGGCGTCGAGTGGCTGGGCGAGGTGCCAGCGCATTGGGAGGTCAAAAAGCTAAAGCATGTCAGTCCCGAATTGACGGTGGGCATCGTGGTTGAGCCTTCAAAGCTATACGTTGACGAGGGCGTTCCGGCACTTCGCTCACTCAATGTCCGGGCTGGGGAAATCTCGTTGGACAACATGGTTTTCATCACCCATACGGGTCATAAAATCCATTCGAAGTCGAGACTGAGAGCAGGCGATATTGTCGCCGTTCGAACGGGCCAACCTGGGGCGGCGGCTGTGATTCCACTGGAACTTGACGGCTGCAACTGCATCGACCTTATTGTGATCCGGAAGCCAATTATCGGTTCCGAACGATTTCTGTGCTGGTACTTCGGCTCTGACTCGGCGTTGGGCCAGTTCGCGGTCGGCTCTGGCGGCGCGATCCAACAGCACTTCAACATCAGCACCGCTGCGGAACTCATTATTCCAGTGCCACCCGCTGCCGACCAAATCCGCATCGCAGCTTTCCTAGATGCGACGACCGCAAAGTTCGACGCCCTCACTGCGGAGGCCCAGCGCGCCATCGAACTCCTCCAAGAGCGCCGCACCGCCCTGATCTCCGCCGCTGTCACCGGCCAGATCGACGTCCGTGCCATCGCCGGAAGGGCCGCGGCGTGA
- a CDS encoding AHH domain-containing protein translates to MRLGVAVSLLLLMAGCATSRVVVQLETGNGQRVVHDAVDVAPVQVDEDAFTSALTQLILDLRMDVAFRETEAADARGWVRSRTLLASSGGIADDGLSLVGGTGLTLSRKDRTLMALSFALDSVWEGVGAEVGKLLNPAALKAMVTSAALSLLLTMTLPEPVTKAIAVALTAATVAYLGIVPVWEMGRGFVRLWDEAGTATSVIELQDIGHRFGRVLGANGTRVLVLLVTASLGGKNAMAAQGPKLPGFPQAALRAEAEAGFQLGAAMSGGVTSISLPAAGVLNVALAPGAAATLAMYSNGQIPGDTEGPVHHICTNKNPVSAATGGPWTPACEEIFEKAGMTLEDAANKVRLKGHEGPHPERYHSQVVNRLQEAVRTCRTTETCRAKLLNELATIANELLTPGSKLRGYIVR, encoded by the coding sequence ATGCGCTTGGGTGTAGCCGTTTCCCTGCTGCTGCTCATGGCAGGATGTGCGACCTCCCGTGTCGTGGTCCAGCTCGAGACCGGGAACGGGCAACGGGTCGTCCACGATGCGGTGGACGTGGCCCCGGTCCAGGTGGACGAGGACGCATTCACGTCCGCCCTCACGCAGCTCATCCTGGACCTGCGCATGGACGTTGCGTTCCGTGAGACGGAAGCAGCGGATGCGCGAGGCTGGGTGCGCTCCAGGACGCTGCTCGCCTCCTCGGGGGGCATCGCGGACGACGGCCTGTCCCTGGTGGGAGGCACGGGGCTGACGCTTTCGCGCAAGGACCGGACGCTCATGGCGCTGTCCTTCGCGCTCGACAGCGTGTGGGAGGGCGTCGGGGCCGAGGTGGGCAAGCTGCTGAACCCGGCGGCGCTCAAGGCCATGGTGACGTCGGCCGCGCTGAGCCTGCTGCTCACGATGACGCTGCCCGAGCCTGTCACCAAGGCCATCGCCGTGGCGCTGACGGCGGCGACGGTGGCCTACCTGGGCATCGTGCCGGTCTGGGAGATGGGCCGGGGCTTCGTGCGGCTCTGGGACGAAGCGGGGACGGCGACGAGTGTCATTGAATTGCAGGACATCGGGCACCGCTTCGGAAGGGTGCTCGGCGCGAACGGCACGCGCGTCCTGGTGCTGCTCGTCACGGCGTCGCTCGGCGGCAAGAACGCGATGGCGGCCCAGGGTCCGAAGCTCCCGGGCTTCCCCCAGGCCGCGCTCCGAGCTGAAGCGGAGGCGGGTTTCCAGCTCGGGGCCGCCATGAGCGGCGGCGTGACGTCCATCTCGCTGCCCGCCGCAGGCGTGCTCAACGTGGCGCTCGCACCGGGTGCCGCCGCGACGCTCGCGATGTACTCGAACGGCCAGATTCCAGGTGACACCGAGGGGCCCGTTCACCACATCTGCACGAACAAGAACCCTGTCTCCGCCGCGACAGGCGGTCCCTGGACACCGGCGTGTGAGGAAATCTTCGAGAAGGCCGGCATGACCCTCGAGGACGCTGCAAACAAGGTGCGGCTCAAGGGGCACGAGGGGCCTCATCCTGAGCGCTATCACAGCCAGGTTGTGAACCGTCTACAGGAGGCCGTGAGGACTTGCCGAACCACGGAAACCTGTCGTGCGAAGCTGCTGAATGAGCTCGCCACCATCGCGAACGAATTGCTGACACCGGGCTCGAAATTGCGTGGCTACATCGTGAGATAG